From one Physeter macrocephalus isolate SW-GA chromosome 18, ASM283717v5, whole genome shotgun sequence genomic stretch:
- the FOXQ1 gene encoding forkhead box protein Q1 — translation MKLEVFGPREGLGDKPGSDLEGAGGRDAPSPLSAAGDDSLGSDGDCAANSPAAGGGAVALAGGGERSAGGGPGAAEAGAAAAGGAGGGAGARGKPYTRRPKPPYSYIALIAMAIRDSAGGRLTLAEINEYLMGKFPFFRGSYTGWRNSVRHNLSLNDCFVKVLRDPSRPWGKDNYWMLNPSSEYTFADGVFRRRRKRLSHRATAPGPGPRPPDAAPPPPAPPPRLGARGAEAPPLLLAPLAAPAPVPAKPLRGPAACAHLYCPVRLPDALHAASARAPGPHLPGPPETLLA, via the exons ATGAAGCTGGAGGTGTTCGGGCCCCGCGAGGGCCTCGGGGACAAGCCGGGGAGTGACCTGGAGGGGGCGGGCGGCCGCGACGCGCCGTCTCCGCTGTCGGCCGCGGGCGACGACTCCCTGGGTTCGGACGGGGACTGCGCGGCCAACAGcccggcggcgggcggcggcgccGTGGCGCTGGCGGGCGGCGGCGAGCGGAGCGCGGGCGGAGGGCCGGGCGCGGCGGAggcgggcgcggcggcggcggggggcgcgggcggcggcgcgggcgcgCGCGGTAAGCCGTACACGCGGCGGCCCAAGCCCCCGTACTCGTACATCGCGCTCATCGCCATGGCTATCCGCGACTCGGCGGGCGGGCGCCTGACGCTGGCCGAGATCAACGAGTACCTCATGGGCAAGTTCCCGTTCTTCCGCGGCAGCTACACTGGCTGGCGCAACTCCGTGCGTCACAACCTCTCGCTCAACGACTGCTTCGTCAAGGTGCTGCGCGACCCTTCGCGGCCCTGGGGCAAGGACAACTACTGGATGCTTAACCCCAGCAGCGAGTACACCTTCGCCGACGGGGTCTTCCGCCGCCGCCGCAAGCGCCTCAGCCACCGGGCGACGGCCCCGGGCCCCGGGCCGCGGCCCCCGGACGCCGCGCCTCCGCCGCCCGCGCCC CCGCCGCGGCTGGGCGCGCGCGGGGCCGAGGCGCCGCCCCTCCTGCTCGCGCCCCTGGCCGCCCCGGCCCCGGTCCCCGCCAAGCCGCTCCGGGGCCCGGCCGCCTGCGCGCACCTGTACTGCCCCGTGCGGCTGCCCGACGCCCTGCACGCGGCCTCGGCCCGCGCGCCGGGCCCGCACCTGCCCGGCCCGCCCGAGACGCTCCTGGCCTGA